TCTCCATCGACGCGGGCTACACCGCGACCCCGGATATGCTTTCTCCTGAACTCGAGAAAAATCAGTGAGCGGACACCAGTCATCCCCTGTCACCGCGGGGCCATCTACTATCGTCGACGCGGCGACTCGAGTTCGATGTCCGTCTCCGCGAGCAGGTCCTCGACCTCCTCGCGTTTCTCCTGGTGCTCCTCGAGGAACTCTCGCATCAGCTGGGCGGCCTGCTCCTTGCAGTCGCCACAGAGTCGCTCGCCGCTCGTACACTCGTCGTAGACGCGCTTGGCGAACTCGTCGTCGTCGCCGGCCAGCAGGTAGGCGTAGAGTTCGTAGACGGGACACTCGTCGGCCTTCCCGCCCTTCTCGCGGTGTTCCTCCGCGGTCTCGCGGCCGCCGGTCGAGGCCGCTTTGACCTTGTCGTAGCCGTCCTCGGGGTCGTCCAGTAGCGAGATGTGGGAGGCGGGAATCGAGGAGGACATCTTCCCGCCGGTGAGGCCGGTCATGAAGCGGTGGTAGATCGACGACGGCGGGCGGAAGCCGTAGCCGCCGTTGTCGACCTCGATCTCGCAGGCGAGCTCCTCGGCCTCCCCGCGGTCGAGTTCGAAGGCGTCGACGTGACTCTCGTAGACTCGTTTCTCGCCGTCGATGGTCTCGACCAGGGCGTCGAAGGCCTCCTCGGTCGCTCGCCGGTCGAAGAAGCGCGTGCGGGGTCGCAGCGGTTCCATGCCGCCCTCCTCGAGCTTGGTCAGCACCGAGTCGAGGACGCTCGCGTCGACGTCGAGTTCCGACAGCGGCGTCTCCTCTAACGCCTCGGCGACGTGGACGCAGCGCAGCGTGTCGTCGTCGAACGCCTCGGGCTCGAGTCGCTCGTAGAACGCCGCGACCAGCGCGCGCTCCTCGTCCTCGAGTTCGAAGCTGGCGTAGGCCTCGGTGACCTTGAAGAAGCGCATTCGCTCGGCTAAGTCCCGCGCCAGCCGGACGTGGGGGTCCTGGTCGGGACCGACGGGGATGACCGTCGGCTTGGGCTCCTCGAGTTGCGGGTAGAGGATGTCGGCCATCTGGGTGACGACCGACTGCATGTGCGAGACGTCGGTCTCGCCGTCGAAGCCGTAGATCGCCTGGAACTCCGAGAAGTTGGCGTCGGCGCCCAGTTCGAAGGCGAGGTCCTGCAGTTCGCGGTTCTCGGACTGGCGGTAGAGTTCGCCCTCCTCGGGGTCGAAGCCGAGCGCGAGCAGGGAGAGCAGGTAGTCCCGGGCGTGCTCGTCGATCTCCTCCCAGGACATGCCGCGGGCCGAGTTGGCCTCGAGGTCGGCGATCAGCCCGTAGGCGTCGGCCCCCTGCTGTTGGTGCCAGATGATCTCGTCGAAGACCAGCTTGTGGCCGATGTGGGGGTCGCCGGTGGGCATGAACCCGGAGAGAACGGCCGCGGGTTCGTCGTTCTGTAAGGCCTCAGCGACCGGCCGGTAGTCGCGGTGGCCGAAGATGACGCCCCGCCGCATCAGGTAGTGCGGATTCGGGACCTCCTCCAGGACCTCGTCGAACTCCTCGATGCCGAACTCCTCGAACAGCTTGCGGTAGTCGGAGACGCTCGAGGATCCCCAGGGGTCCAGTGCAACGTCATCGGCACCAGCTGCTCCCCCGTCGGTACGGGGTTCTGCAGTCGTCGATTCCCCTGACTCGGACTCCTCGAGTGGGTCGTCTCCGGTCATTAGATTCGTCTTGGCGCGCCAGTTCGCAAAAGCCTTCGGCTTCGCGGCGGTATCGCGCCGAATCGGGAATCGATCTGCCTCGCACACTCACCGTTTCGCTCGCTCGAACCGTTTTCGCAGGCGACGGGATACCGCGCGTACAAGAATACCGCGATCCGGCGACGAGTATCGTACGACCGAACGATCTAGACGGACGATACTGGCCGCCGGAGCGGCGGCCCTGACCGTCCCAACCGAAGCGAGTGATCCCGTTCGACGGAACCTGCTAGAGTAAAGCGACGCCCCGACGAACGACGCGATATGCAGATCCGAGTGTTCGGCCGGGAGTGCGAGATCGACGACTCGAGGATCGACGCGGACGCGGAGGCGATCAGCGAGCGGGTCCGCGAGTACGAGGCCGGCGAGCGAACGACGTTCGACCTCGAGATCGACTATCCCGACGGGTTCACGGGCGACGTCATGCGGGCGATGGAACGGATTCCGGCCGGCGAGACGCGAACGTACGGCGAGGTCGCGGCCGCCCTCGAGACGGCGCCGGTCGCGGTCGGACAGGCCTGCGGCCGCAACCCGATCCCCGTCGTCGTCCCCTGTCACCGGATCGTCGGCGCCGACTCGCTGACCGGCTACGCGGGCGGACTGGAGCTGAAACGACGGCTGCTCGAGCACGAGGGGGCTTCGATTCCGGGCGAGGCGTAGGTCGGCGTTCGTTCGGTGTGTGATCCGCTCGAGCGGTCCGCGAACCGTTATATTCGCTCCCCGTAACGTCCGCGTATGGTCGAGTTCCCGATTCTGACGGACGGCGACGTCTACTCGCAGTTCGACTACGAGACCGTCGTCGACGCGATGCGCGACGCGTTCGCCGAACGCGCCGCTGGGACCCTCGAGGCGCCGCCGCGCTGGTACGTCGAGGCCGGCGAGGGCGAACTCGTCTTCACGGTCGGCGCCGCGACGGGACCGACGAACGCCGCCGGATTCCGGGTTTACGAGACCCACGGGTCGGGCGAGGACCACACGCAACTGGTGGTCGTCTTCGACGCGACGACCGGCACCGTCGAGGGGCTGATCGTCGGCCACGCGACCGGTAGTCTCCGAACGGGCGGGATCGGTGGCGTCGCGATCGACTGTCTGGCCCGCGAGGACTGCGAGACGCTGGGCGTGCTGGGCGCGGGCGTACAGGCCCGAACGCAGGTCGGCGCGGCCTGTGCGGTCCGGGACTTCGACGAGGTACTGATCTACAGCCCAACGCCAGAGAGCCGCACGGCGTTCGCCGAGACGGCAGCCGAGGACGTCGAACCGCCCGTCCGTGCGGTCGACGATCCGAAGCCGGTCGTCCGCGAGGCCGACGCGCTCGTCTGCGCGACCGACAGCACCGACCCCGTCTTCGATCCGGACTGGCTCGAGGCCGGAACCCACGTGACGACCATCGGCCCGCGTTTCCGAGACGCTCACGAACTGCCCCTCGAGGTCGTCAACCGCGCCGATGTCATCGCGACCGATTCGCTCTCGCAGGTCGACGCCTACGACCGCGAGTATCTGGTCTCCGGCGACGACTACGACCGGATGGTCGAACTCGCCGACGTGCTCGAGCACCCGGACCTGGGTCGGACCGACGCCGACGAGATCACGCTGTTCTGTTCGGTCGGACTCGCGGGAACGGAGGTCGTGCTCGGGACGCGATTTCTCGAGGACTTCGCGTAAGTCCGTTGGAACGGCTCTACGCCGTTCGATCGGCGGCCGCCCGCAGTTCCTCCAGTCGACCGGGTTCGACCCCGGCCAGCACGACCGCCGCGAAGACCGTCTCGTCGTCGGGACGGGGCGCGTCGCCGCCCAGCACGCCGGTGCCGCCGACGGTCGACTGCAGCGCCCGCCGGCCCTCGGCGATCGCCTGCCGGTTGAGCCACGTCGGCGGGCCGCCGACGACTAACAGCCCGCGGGCGGCCGTCTCGGGGTCGCACTCGAGGGTGAGCTTCCCGTGGATTCCCTTCCGGACGACCGTTTCCACGGCGCTAACCGCTTCGCTCGTCTCGACGTCCCGATCGGTCGACAGGAGTCCGAGCCCGAACCGCGAACTACTCGTCTCGACGTCCTGATCGCCGTAGCCCAGTGCCACGATCGCCGACTCGTTGCCGAGGATCCGCTCGACGTCGCTCGCGTCGATCACGTTCTGGGCGACGGGCCCGTCCGACGCACCGCCGCCGGCGAAGACGGCCGCGACGCGACCCGCCAGCTCCCGATTGCACCGGTCGCGAGCGTCCGACATCGTCTCGCCGGGGCGGAGCCACGCCTCGTTGTCGAAACAAACGATGGCGCTGGCCAGCCCCTCGAGGCGCTCGAGCGTGGCGACCGCGTTCGATGCCGCGTTCGGTCGCGGCGGCTCGTCGCTCCCGGCGGCCGCGGTCGTTCGGGAGTGCGGTCCGGTATCCCCGGCGTCGGCGTCGGGGTCGAACTCCCGGTCGGCCGGCAGCGTCGCGAGCACGTAGACGGGCGCGTCGTACTGCCGTTGCAGCGCGGCGACGAGTGCGGGCGCCGTTCCGCCGCCGGTCGCGCCGCCCAGGCCGACGGCGACCAGAAACGCGTCGGCCTCGCCCGGCGTTCCCTGATTCAGCGCCTCGAGCAGTTCCTCGGCGTGTGTCTCGCCCGTCTCGAACCGTCGCTCGAGGTCGTCGTCCGCGCCGATCCCGGTGCCCTGTCCGTACCGGTGGCGGTGCGATTCGGGAACGACGGTTCGCCGGAGCGTCGCCGCGTCGGTGTCGAAGACGTAAACGTCCGTCAGAAACGAGTGGTCCGCCGGCTCCGCGGCTCGGATCGCGTCGGCGATCCGACAGCCCGCGCCCCCGACGCCGATCACCTCGAGTTGCATACCGGGATACTCGGCCGAGGGGTTTTCACGGTTGCGCTCGCTCGAGGCTCAGGGCGTCAGTCGCTCGAGGGACCACCAGTCGACGCCGCCGGCCTCGTCGACCAGCGCGAACGCCATCGTCTTCCGGACGCCGTGGGCCAGCCGAACGTCCAGCGCGAGGTCCCGCGGTTCGAAGACGTAGTCGTCGGGGTGGACCCGGATCAGCAGCTCCGAGTGGCCCAGGTTCTCGACGGACTCGACGTCGGCGTAGGTCCGGAAGTCCGCACCGAACTTGTAGCCCGTCTTCGGGACGACGCCGCGTTCGCGCAGGGTGGTGTAGACCGCCAGCCGCCGGTCGAACCGTTCTCCCTCGACCTCGCGGCCCCGCTCGCGGACCGCCGTCGGCTCGAGGGCGATCGCGCCGCGCTCGGCGAGATAGGCCGCCTCGAGCAGCGAGCACTGCAGCGTCGGCTTGTCGTACTCCCGTCCCTCGAGGGGCTGGCCGTAGAAGGCCGACTCGTAGAGGTCGACCGGCGGCTCCCAGACGACGACGCGGTCGGCCAGCAGGTCGGCCTCGCAGCCGTCGGGAAGTGTGGCGCCGGTCGTCCCCGACGGGTCCCGCCGGGAGACCTCGAAGTAGGTGATTTCGCTCTCCTCGTCGACCACCGCGAGGACGCCGGCGGTGAGTTCGCCGGCCGGGACGTCGGTTCGCTCGCCGATCACCCGGAGGGCGTACTCGATCTCGCCGTCGCCGGGCCCTTTTCCGCGCGGGAAGACCGCGAAATCGGCCGGCTCTTCGGGCGGATCGGCGACCCACGGCTCCGACGCCGGCGAGAGGTAGAACCCCCGCGAGCGCAGGTCGGCGTAGACGAGAAATCGCACGCCGAACTTCCGGCCGGGCTCGCGGGCCACGAACGCCCGGAAATCGAGTCGTTCGCCCGAATCGTCGACGACCGCCTCGAGATCCCCGCGGTAGAGCAGGTGGGCCGCCTCGACCGGTGCGAGTGCGATCTCGTTGCCCTCGAGCGGATAGCCGTACCCCCGGGAATCGTGATAGCGCTGGCGCGCGTCGTCGCCGACGCGAACGACGCCCGCCGCCTCGTCGAACCGCCCCTCGAGTGCCATAGCCGAGGTTTGACGGTCGGGGACTAAGGGGCTGCGGATCGATTCCTCTTCGTCGTTCGTCCCAGTGAGTACCGGTGGTAGTGCGACGAGCACCTCGAAAGCCCCCGATTCGCTCGAGTCGGAGGACTCGCTGCGCGCTTCGACGCTCACTTCGATCGCCTCTGCAGTGCTTGCATCGTCCGCCTTCCCCGAGCGAATCGGCCCCTTTCAGTCCCACCCACCGCAGCGCCGGTCGATCGGGCGGCCGTAGCTCGGTGAGAAGCGCCGCTTCGTTGCGGCGTTCCGTCGTCAGTCGTCAGTCGTCAGTTGCGGAATCGGCCTCGAGCGGCAGCGCTACCCCCTTCTCGCACGTCGCGTCGAGACAGCGGGTGCCGCTGGCGGTCTCGAAGGTGGGGAGGCCACAGCCGCACTCGCCGTCGATGACGCCAGCGGGGACCGCGAAGCCGGTATCGCAGTCGGGGTAGTGTTCGCAGCCGGCGATGAGTCCGCCGCGCCGCAGGATTCGGAGGTCGCCGTCGCAGTCGGATTCGGGGCAGTCCCACTCGCGGTCGAAGGCCTCCCGGACCGCCGCGTCGAGGGACTCGCAGCTCCGATCGAGACAGACGTCGAACGCGAGGCCGCGCTCGACGCGCATCCGGGGGAGGCCGCAGTCGCAGTCACTCTGCTCGTCGCGGATCGTCGCGTCGGCGGGCACGCCGTAGCGGTCGCCGCAGCCGACGCAGTGGACGCCGCTCGAGCGCACGAGGGCGGCGCCGCAGTCGGGACACTGGCCGACGGGGGTCCCGGCCGCGGAGGCCGGGTAGTTGGCGAAGCCGTCCTGCTCGTGGGCGGCGATCCGGAGCGTCTGCGTGCCCTTCTTCGCGACGAGCGTGAAATCGCCCGTGTGATCGCTCGAGACGCTGTCGGCGCGGGTCAGCCACGCGACGGGTTGGTAGCCGCCGCTGTCGTGGACCAGGACGGTGTTGTCGGGTTTGACGATGGTCGTCACACGGCCGCGGTACTCCTCGCGGTCCCCTGTCTCGGCGATAACGGTACAGTCGCCCGCGAGCACGCGGATCGCGTCGTCGATCATGGGCGGTCTGGCCCCGGTTTCGTACTTAAACCCGCGGCTCGGTGGCTGGTTTCGAACGTGAGAACCGGGTCAGCACTCGCACGTGCTCTCGATGGCGGTCGCGGTCGCGATTACGACTGGCCGCCGCGCTCGTCGCCCTGCGGTCCGTTCCCTCGTTCGTTCGGCTCGCCGGACGAACGGTCGTCGTCATCGACGATCGAGCGAGCGATCGCCGACTGATGGCCTTGCGATCATAGTCGGGTGAGTCGGTCTTCCAATCGCTCTCGCTCTCGATGGCATGTACCTCAACGACACTCACGAACGACGGTACTGGTGGTACCTCTACATCGCGGTCTCAGTTACGCCGCTTCTCGCAACGTTCGTAGGGCTGGTCTACCTCTACCGGCGGAAGAAGTTCATCGGCCTTGAGCGACCGTTTGACATCGGCGACCTCGTTCGCTAATCGGCCAACACGACAGCAGAGCCGCATAGCAGCCGCCATATTGACGTCGAGCTGACATCAGGCTACTGCCTGTGTGATGTCAGATGGAATTGTTTTTGACGTCACCATGACGTATCCAGTGCCGTAGTGGGTTTCACATGTTGAAATGAGAGTCGACCGTTTCCATAATTCGTGGGTCGGCAGTCGACTGAGCGTCCGCCAGTGGCTTGCGGTGTCCGTCCCTTACTATAATTTCAGCAACCACATCAATCGATCGACGGTCGAACGGCATCTCAGGGTTTGATTATACATGTACTCATAATAAATATTGCTTATGACTAATACTATCTGTATTACTTAGATTCATAATATCAACACATGTGTTAGTTGATGCGAAAGCTAATGGTGAAAAAGAAGCAACCCAAACAGAACTCGCAATCGCGTCGCTCTCTCATCAAAACGATCGGCATCAGTGCAGCATCGCTTTCGGCTCTCGGAGCAGGGACTGCCGCAGCGAAAGATGCCAACAACCAGTCTGTCGAGGGACCGAGCACGTTCGGTACCCAAAGCGACGAGCCTACGGTTGAGCCGGACGCGATGAAGAACGCCACGACCACGTTCTCGCCGTACTCAATCTCCACTTCGGGGACCTCAATTCTGAAAAGCCGGTGGGAATTCCAGACTATCCCTCTGATTCCGGCAAACAACTACCAGCTCGACATCCTCGTGAATTCGAATAACGTGAGAAAGCCCACCACTCGGTCGACGAACGTCGGTTCAGGCAAGATCACCAAGAACTGGGAGTACAGGAGTAGCAGCCCAGTCGGCTCTGCATATCACTGGCAGGCCAAAATCTGGACCGTTGACGCCTTCGGGACCTCTGCAATGGTAGATGCAGAAATCGACCCGTACAGCTCTGGAAACGTTAAGGCGAAGACGGGTACATTCTGGCCGTACCAGTCATGGTCGACTGCTACCCTTACCGTGAAATAGCAGTCCCGAAGGGTCACCCACGGTGTCCCGTCTCCAGTAACCAACCGCAATACTAAATCTATCTCGGATAGAATATTAACCAAACAATAATGGAAATTAACAAATCCAGAGTTCGAACGCTCCAAGTATTAGCTGCGGCTATCGTCCTGTTCGCCATCTTCGCAATGCTACTGTCCGGTCAACCGGTGTTCGTGGCTGTGATAAGTGGGATAACGGCGGGCGGCCTCACGTTCATGCTAACCGCCCTGATTCTGTTCGCATATTGGGGATTCCAGTCCTCGTTCAGCAAATAACACATCGCTTCTGTTCTTCGACAAACCCTTTTAAGTAACTCAGAATAGACTCCATCCTAGAATAAGTAGTTTTTAACTACATCGAGAAATGAGAAAAGGGCCGCAGCCAACTCTGGAGAGATATTCACTGGCATTACTTCTGTATGTTGCTGGCGGGCCCGCACTCATGCTCCCAATGACAGCTACTATCATTGATGCGATAAACCTCGTTGCTCTAATCACATAGACGGAGCTTTTCAAGGGCCTTCCGCGGTCTCCGGGCCGCCGAGTTCGCCGGCGCGGTCCCGGAGCGTCCGGATCGACTCGACGTCGACGCCGTGATCGGACAGGACGGCTTCGGGTACCCCGGCTGCGGCGGTCTCGGCCGCGTCGGCCCGTCGCTCGAGGCTCCGCATCTCGGCGACGGTCGTCGCGACTTCCGCGCGGTAGCGCCCCTCGCTGAGGTCGCCGGCCTCGCGGGACTCGTTCAACTCCTCGAGTCTGTCCTCGAGTTCCGTCAGGCGCCGGTCGGTCTCGTTGAACTGCGCGGCGATGACGGCCGCTTTCGTCTCGTTGGACTCGGCGTTCGCGATTCGGACGCCGAAGGCCCGCTCCGAGACGTTGCCCTCGAGTTCGGCGTTCTGGACGCCGACGGCGGCGGCGAACTGCGCGCCGGGTTCGATCGATTCGGTTCCGTCGTCGGCGTCGGTCTCCGACTGCGCGCCGTCGCTTGAGGTCGCGCTCGCCGCCGCGAAGGGGACCGCGACCGTCGCGACGAGGAGAATCGCTGCCAGTGCGATCGACGTGGTTCGGTTCATTGGTGGGTGTTGTCTTCGTGTGGTGATAGACACTCGAGACGATGACTTGGGTTCACCGACGGTTAACGCGATTCAACGCCGTTTTCGATCCGACGCCGTCGGGCGATTTCGTCGGTTTCGACGATTCGTGTCTGCCATCCGTCCGGAGCGGAATGCGGTTTCGGTTCGCTCTCATGTCGATTCGGGACCGCCGCCCTCGTCGGGCAGCGAGAGCACGTTCTCGCGACCGAGGCGGAACGACTCGAGTTTCCCCTCCTCGCGGAGGCCGCTGACGACCTTGCTCGTCTTCGCGTCGGTCCAGTCGAGTTCCGCGACGACGGCTTGCTGTTTCATCCGGCCGCCGTTCTCGCGGACGAGCCGAAGGACCTGTTCCTCGTTACTGAGCAGGTCCGGATCCGGCGCCCCGGTCCCGGTCCCGGTTGCGCTCGTACTCGAGTCTGCCGACTGTGCGGACTGCGCCAACTCTGCCGGCTCCGTCGGTTCGTTGCTCGGTGGCGACGCCGTC
This portion of the Haloterrigena gelatinilytica genome encodes:
- a CDS encoding tryptophan--tRNA ligase, with the translated sequence MTGDDPLEESESGESTTAEPRTDGGAAGADDVALDPWGSSSVSDYRKLFEEFGIEEFDEVLEEVPNPHYLMRRGVIFGHRDYRPVAEALQNDEPAAVLSGFMPTGDPHIGHKLVFDEIIWHQQQGADAYGLIADLEANSARGMSWEEIDEHARDYLLSLLALGFDPEEGELYRQSENRELQDLAFELGADANFSEFQAIYGFDGETDVSHMQSVVTQMADILYPQLEEPKPTVIPVGPDQDPHVRLARDLAERMRFFKVTEAYASFELEDEERALVAAFYERLEPEAFDDDTLRCVHVAEALEETPLSELDVDASVLDSVLTKLEEGGMEPLRPRTRFFDRRATEEAFDALVETIDGEKRVYESHVDAFELDRGEAEELACEIEVDNGGYGFRPPSSIYHRFMTGLTGGKMSSSIPASHISLLDDPEDGYDKVKAASTGGRETAEEHREKGGKADECPVYELYAYLLAGDDDEFAKRVYDECTSGERLCGDCKEQAAQLMREFLEEHQEKREEVEDLLAETDIELESPRRR
- a CDS encoding DUF91 domain-containing protein, with the translated sequence MIDDAIRVLAGDCTVIAETGDREEYRGRVTTIVKPDNTVLVHDSGGYQPVAWLTRADSVSSDHTGDFTLVAKKGTQTLRIAAHEQDGFANYPASAAGTPVGQCPDCGAALVRSSGVHCVGCGDRYGVPADATIRDEQSDCDCGLPRMRVERGLAFDVCLDRSCESLDAAVREAFDREWDCPESDCDGDLRILRRGGLIAGCEHYPDCDTGFAVPAGVIDGECGCGLPTFETASGTRCLDATCEKGVALPLEADSATDD
- a CDS encoding tubulin/FtsZ family protein, with the translated sequence MQLEVIGVGGAGCRIADAIRAAEPADHSFLTDVYVFDTDAATLRRTVVPESHRHRYGQGTGIGADDDLERRFETGETHAEELLEALNQGTPGEADAFLVAVGLGGATGGGTAPALVAALQRQYDAPVYVLATLPADREFDPDADAGDTGPHSRTTAAAGSDEPPRPNAASNAVATLERLEGLASAIVCFDNEAWLRPGETMSDARDRCNRELAGRVAAVFAGGGASDGPVAQNVIDASDVERILGNESAIVALGYGDQDVETSSSRFGLGLLSTDRDVETSEAVSAVETVVRKGIHGKLTLECDPETAARGLLVVGGPPTWLNRQAIAEGRRALQSTVGGTGVLGGDAPRPDDETVFAAVVLAGVEPGRLEELRAAADRTA
- the endA gene encoding tRNA-intron lyase: MALEGRFDEAAGVVRVGDDARQRYHDSRGYGYPLEGNEIALAPVEAAHLLYRGDLEAVVDDSGERLDFRAFVAREPGRKFGVRFLVYADLRSRGFYLSPASEPWVADPPEEPADFAVFPRGKGPGDGEIEYALRVIGERTDVPAGELTAGVLAVVDEESEITYFEVSRRDPSGTTGATLPDGCEADLLADRVVVWEPPVDLYESAFYGQPLEGREYDKPTLQCSLLEAAYLAERGAIALEPTAVRERGREVEGERFDRRLAVYTTLRERGVVPKTGYKFGADFRTYADVESVENLGHSELLIRVHPDDYVFEPRDLALDVRLAHGVRKTMAFALVDEAGGVDWWSLERLTP
- a CDS encoding methylated-DNA--[protein]-cysteine S-methyltransferase, with the protein product MQIRVFGRECEIDDSRIDADAEAISERVREYEAGERTTFDLEIDYPDGFTGDVMRAMERIPAGETRTYGEVAAALETAPVAVGQACGRNPIPVVVPCHRIVGADSLTGYAGGLELKRRLLEHEGASIPGEA
- a CDS encoding ornithine cyclodeaminase family protein is translated as MVEFPILTDGDVYSQFDYETVVDAMRDAFAERAAGTLEAPPRWYVEAGEGELVFTVGAATGPTNAAGFRVYETHGSGEDHTQLVVVFDATTGTVEGLIVGHATGSLRTGGIGGVAIDCLAREDCETLGVLGAGVQARTQVGAACAVRDFDEVLIYSPTPESRTAFAETAAEDVEPPVRAVDDPKPVVREADALVCATDSTDPVFDPDWLEAGTHVTTIGPRFRDAHELPLEVVNRADVIATDSLSQVDAYDREYLVSGDDYDRMVELADVLEHPDLGRTDADEITLFCSVGLAGTEVVLGTRFLEDFA